A genomic segment from Petrotoga sp. 9PWA.NaAc.5.4 encodes:
- the uvrB gene encoding excinuclease ABC subunit UvrB, which yields MFKLYSTYEPTGDQPKAIRELSEGIDKEYRFQTLLGVTGSGKTYTMANIIAKVDRPTLVLSPNKILAVQLYNEFKEFFPENKVEFFISYYDYYQPEAYIPSRDIYIEKNADINDILVKMRLSTLKSVLTRRDVIVVSSVSAIYASGNPEDFSNINLYLRVGESYSRRIILEKLAKMQYTRQEKDFLGGTFRWKGDTLEIFPPYEDFGIRVSFFDDEVEKIESLDVFNRVTIEEYDKITIYPAKEFVTSDEKILNAIKEIERDLEKQIDYFKREGKLLEAQRIEQRTRQDIEFLETLGYCKGIENYSRYFDGREPGDAPWTLLDYFDDDFITFIDESHIAVPQLKAMYRGDYARKKNLVDYGFRLPSALDNRPLRFEEFLEKVHQLIFVSATPGPFEMEVSDQIVEQIIRPTGLIDPKVEVKKTEGQVDDFVSEVKEVVARGERALVIVLTKKDAEILSDHLNLMGIKSLYLHSELDTIERAEVVKKLRNGEIEVVVGVNLLREGLDLPEVSLVAIMDADREGFLRSETTLIQTIGRAARNINGKVLLYADRITEAMKAAIYETNRRRDIQIKYNEENNIIPKSIIKKLPQDIFAPFKDSEIKEEDLMFAVKENTSPEDYIALLEEKMYEAASELRYEDAARYRDEIKKIERKYNIKQN from the coding sequence TTGTTTAAACTTTATTCAACTTATGAGCCAACAGGTGATCAACCAAAAGCTATAAGGGAGTTAAGTGAAGGAATTGATAAAGAATATAGATTTCAAACGTTGCTTGGTGTAACAGGTTCAGGTAAAACTTATACTATGGCAAATATTATTGCAAAAGTTGATAGACCAACCTTGGTGCTTTCACCAAATAAAATATTAGCTGTACAACTATATAATGAGTTCAAAGAATTTTTTCCAGAAAATAAAGTAGAGTTTTTTATTAGTTATTATGATTATTATCAGCCAGAAGCATACATACCATCAAGAGATATTTATATTGAAAAAAATGCGGATATAAACGATATATTGGTTAAAATGAGACTTTCAACTCTTAAATCTGTTTTAACAAGGAGAGATGTTATTGTCGTATCGAGTGTATCTGCCATTTATGCTTCTGGTAATCCAGAAGATTTTTCAAATATAAACCTATATTTAAGAGTAGGAGAAAGTTATTCGAGAAGAATTATTTTAGAAAAGTTAGCAAAAATGCAATATACAAGGCAAGAGAAAGACTTTCTGGGAGGTACGTTTAGATGGAAAGGGGATACTTTAGAAATCTTTCCTCCTTACGAAGATTTTGGAATAAGAGTTAGCTTTTTTGATGATGAAGTAGAGAAAATAGAATCTTTGGATGTTTTCAATAGAGTTACAATTGAAGAGTATGATAAAATTACTATTTATCCTGCGAAAGAGTTTGTAACGAGTGACGAAAAGATTTTAAATGCGATAAAAGAAATAGAAAGAGATCTTGAAAAACAAATAGATTATTTCAAAAGAGAAGGTAAACTGTTAGAAGCACAGAGAATTGAACAAAGGACTCGACAAGATATAGAATTTCTTGAAACTTTAGGTTATTGTAAAGGAATAGAAAATTATTCAAGATACTTTGATGGCAGAGAACCGGGTGATGCCCCTTGGACGCTTTTAGATTATTTTGATGACGATTTTATAACTTTTATAGATGAATCTCATATAGCTGTTCCTCAATTAAAAGCAATGTACAGAGGAGATTATGCTCGAAAGAAAAATTTGGTTGATTATGGGTTTAGATTACCTTCAGCTTTGGATAATAGGCCTTTAAGATTTGAAGAATTTTTAGAAAAAGTTCATCAACTAATTTTTGTGTCTGCTACACCAGGTCCTTTTGAAATGGAAGTATCTGATCAAATTGTTGAACAGATAATAAGGCCAACAGGTTTAATCGATCCTAAAGTGGAAGTTAAAAAAACCGAGGGACAGGTTGATGATTTTGTGTCGGAAGTTAAAGAAGTGGTAGCTCGTGGAGAGAGAGCGTTAGTTATAGTTTTAACGAAAAAAGACGCAGAAATTTTATCTGATCATTTAAATCTTATGGGAATAAAATCATTATATCTCCATTCAGAACTTGATACTATAGAAAGAGCCGAGGTAGTTAAAAAGTTAAGAAATGGTGAAATAGAAGTTGTCGTAGGAGTAAATTTGTTGAGAGAAGGACTTGATCTACCTGAAGTTTCTCTCGTTGCTATTATGGATGCTGATAGGGAAGGATTTTTAAGATCTGAGACTACGCTCATTCAAACAATAGGAAGAGCAGCAAGAAACATTAATGGTAAAGTATTATTATATGCAGATAGAATAACCGAAGCAATGAAAGCTGCTATATATGAAACTAATAGAAGAAGAGATATACAAATAAAATACAATGAAGAAAATAATATTATTCCAAAGAGTATAATAAAAAAATTACCGCAAGATATCTTTGCTCCATTTAAAGATTCTGAAATCAAAGAAGAAGATTTAATGTTCGCAGTTAAAGAAAATACATCTCCTGAAGATTATATAGCTTTATTAGAAGAAAAAATGTATGAAGCAGCTTCAGAGTTAAGATATGAAGATGCTGCAAGATACAGAGATGAAATAAAGAAAATAGAAAGAAAATATAATATAAAACAAAATTGA
- a CDS encoding MATE family efflux transporter — protein MEENARQLEQEKIGKLLMKLSLPAIIAMFVQALYNFVDTIYIARGVGTLGIAGVSVAFPIQMIIMAFGGMIGIGGGTLISRSLGAKNKERAEKTLGNIFSSVFILSLVITVIGTIFLDPILELFGATPDILSYAEDYMSIILYGSVFFTIAMSSHNVMRSEGKAKEAMISMLIPAILNIILDPIFIFALNMEVKGAAIATVISQFIGVLYIAYYFISGKSSLKFHIKNFKFDKKIISETLAVGSSAFARQVAGSILAIVLNNLLGIYGGSLHIAIFGVINRLLTFFFMPMFGIAQGFLPIAGYNYGAQKYERVKEVLKKALTVSSIWSVISFLLIQLFPNFLISIFSNDPNLIREGTLALRINGMFIWIVGFQVVGSALFQAIGKALPALILSMSRQILIFIPLVFILSNFFGLMGIWYTFPISDVLAALLTLFFVVREYRILNIQEKKEKRKITLNEEECEI, from the coding sequence ATGGAAGAAAATGCACGACAATTAGAACAGGAAAAAATAGGTAAACTTTTAATGAAGCTTTCTCTTCCTGCTATTATTGCTATGTTTGTCCAAGCTTTATACAATTTTGTTGATACAATCTACATTGCTAGAGGTGTAGGAACACTTGGGATAGCTGGCGTTTCCGTTGCTTTTCCTATTCAAATGATAATTATGGCTTTTGGAGGAATGATAGGAATAGGGGGAGGAACATTAATATCCAGAAGCTTAGGTGCAAAAAATAAAGAAAGAGCTGAAAAAACTTTAGGAAATATTTTTTCATCTGTTTTTATTCTTAGTTTGGTAATTACCGTAATAGGAACGATATTTCTCGACCCTATTCTTGAATTATTTGGAGCCACTCCAGATATTTTATCTTACGCCGAAGACTACATGAGTATAATCTTATATGGAAGCGTATTTTTTACAATTGCTATGTCAAGTCACAATGTTATGAGATCTGAAGGAAAAGCCAAGGAAGCAATGATTTCTATGCTTATACCTGCTATTTTAAATATTATACTTGATCCAATATTTATTTTCGCCTTGAATATGGAAGTTAAAGGAGCGGCAATTGCTACAGTAATTTCACAATTCATAGGTGTTTTATATATAGCTTATTATTTTATCAGCGGCAAAAGTTCTTTGAAATTCCATATTAAGAATTTTAAATTTGATAAAAAAATTATCTCTGAAACATTGGCGGTAGGTTCCTCGGCTTTTGCAAGACAAGTAGCAGGAAGCATTTTAGCTATTGTTTTAAATAATTTACTTGGTATATACGGTGGTTCTTTGCATATAGCAATATTTGGAGTAATAAATAGACTTTTAACCTTTTTCTTTATGCCGATGTTTGGAATTGCTCAAGGGTTTTTACCTATTGCCGGTTATAATTATGGGGCTCAAAAATATGAACGTGTAAAAGAAGTTTTAAAAAAGGCTTTAACAGTTTCATCAATTTGGTCTGTAATAAGTTTTTTACTTATACAACTTTTCCCTAATTTTCTTATTTCTATCTTTTCAAACGATCCAAATTTAATTAGAGAAGGTACTTTAGCTTTAAGAATAAATGGTATGTTTATATGGATAGTTGGTTTTCAAGTTGTGGGATCCGCTTTGTTTCAAGCAATTGGTAAAGCTCTTCCGGCCTTAATTTTATCAATGTCGAGGCAAATTTTAATATTCATTCCTTTGGTTTTTATTTTGTCTAATTTTTTTGGGCTAATGGGAATATGGTACACTTTTCCAATATCCGATGTCTTAGCTGCTTTGTTAACTCTATTTTTTGTAGTTAGGGAATATAGAATACTTAACATTCAAGAAAAAAAAGAAAAAAGAAAAATTACTTTAAATGAAGAAGAATGTGAAATTTAA
- a CDS encoding MarR family winged helix-turn-helix transcriptional regulator, whose protein sequence is MANKSEEYATILRKISCLFRSTGSFMKKELESYNIGKGQFLFFMYLLKNGDGISQENLSEELNIDKGTTARALNVLINNNYVIKKVDTKDHRINRIYLTDKARKIEKEIEKLNIKWEEIMTYGISEEELKVFENVLDKMLNNLHNVKLKEEVK, encoded by the coding sequence ATGGCAAATAAATCAGAGGAATATGCAACAATTTTAAGAAAAATATCTTGTTTGTTTAGAAGTACCGGATCATTTATGAAGAAAGAACTTGAAAGCTACAATATTGGCAAAGGTCAATTCCTTTTTTTTATGTATTTGTTAAAGAATGGCGATGGAATAAGCCAAGAAAACTTAAGTGAAGAGCTTAACATAGACAAAGGTACTACCGCCAGAGCCTTAAATGTTTTGATAAATAACAATTATGTAATAAAAAAAGTTGATACAAAAGATCATAGAATCAACAGAATTTATCTGACGGATAAGGCACGTAAAATAGAAAAAGAAATAGAAAAATTGAATATAAAATGGGAAGAAATTATGACATATGGTATTTCTGAAGAAGAATTGAAAGTTTTTGAAAATGTTTTAGACAAAATGTTAAATAATCTGCATAATGTAAAACTTAAAGAGGAGGTTAAATAA
- the efp gene encoding elongation factor P — translation MLDVGDLRKGDYIVYQDEVYRVVEANKHFMGRGKSGLIRTKLKNVKTGLIKEVSFSSGEKVQEATLTYRKAQYLYKEGNDYYFMVLDDFEQFALPEEEVEDAKYFLKENLEVSLVFFEGNPISIELPTVVELTVVETEPNFKGNTVSGGGKPAILETGLRTMVPFFVEQGQKIKLDTRTGEYLERA, via the coding sequence ATGCTTGATGTTGGTGATTTAAGGAAAGGCGATTATATAGTATATCAAGATGAAGTTTATAGAGTGGTAGAAGCTAACAAACATTTTATGGGAAGAGGTAAGAGCGGTTTAATAAGAACAAAACTAAAGAATGTTAAAACGGGTCTCATCAAAGAAGTAAGCTTTTCTTCAGGTGAAAAGGTACAAGAAGCAACTTTAACTTATCGAAAAGCTCAATATTTATATAAGGAAGGAAATGATTATTATTTTATGGTTTTGGATGATTTTGAACAATTTGCCCTTCCAGAAGAAGAAGTTGAGGACGCAAAATATTTTTTAAAAGAGAATTTAGAGGTGTCATTGGTCTTTTTTGAAGGGAATCCTATTTCTATAGAGCTTCCAACAGTAGTAGAACTAACTGTAGTGGAAACTGAGCCGAATTTTAAAGGCAACACTGTTTCAGGAGGTGGCAAACCAGCTATTCTTGAAACCGGATTAAGAACGATGGTTCCTTTTTTTGTAGAACAAGGTCAAAAAATAAAATTGGATACTCGTACAGGTGAATACTTAGAGAGAGCTTAA
- a CDS encoding basic amino acid ABC transporter substrate-binding protein has product MAKKFLLVTLLSLFLVVSAFSITYVVGTEASFPPFEYVEKGEFLGFDIELIKEIGKIKGFDVEIRDMSFDSLIPALISGNIDIVVAGMTITEERARMVDFTVPYFSANQSVLVRKDSGFNITVLFGKNKIGVQTGTTGDLWVTENLVDKGFLSKNNIVRYDTFNFAVRDLINKNIDAIVLDNPVAERFTKTDPVEIVGIIITNENYGIAVKKDRKDLLNTLNEGILELQKNGKIDELVIKYFQ; this is encoded by the coding sequence ATGGCAAAAAAATTTTTATTAGTAACGTTATTAAGTCTCTTTTTAGTTGTTTCTGCATTTTCGATAACTTATGTGGTTGGAACAGAAGCTTCTTTTCCTCCTTTTGAATATGTTGAGAAAGGTGAATTTTTAGGATTTGATATTGAATTAATCAAAGAAATAGGAAAAATAAAAGGATTTGATGTAGAAATTAGAGATATGAGTTTCGATTCTTTAATACCTGCTTTGATATCTGGAAATATCGATATAGTTGTTGCTGGAATGACCATAACTGAAGAAAGAGCGCGAATGGTAGATTTTACAGTGCCATACTTTAGTGCAAATCAAAGTGTTTTAGTGAGAAAAGATTCTGGGTTTAATATAACTGTTTTGTTTGGAAAAAACAAAATAGGTGTTCAGACAGGAACAACTGGAGATTTATGGGTTACGGAAAATCTTGTTGATAAAGGTTTTTTATCAAAAAACAATATTGTGAGATATGATACATTTAATTTTGCAGTTAGAGATTTAATAAATAAAAATATAGATGCTATAGTTTTAGATAATCCTGTAGCAGAAAGATTTACCAAAACAGATCCCGTAGAAATTGTAGGAATAATTATCACCAATGAGAATTATGGAATTGCAGTTAAGAAGGATAGAAAAGATCTTTTAAATACTCTAAATGAAGGAATATTAGAGTTACAGAAAAATGGTAAGATAGATGAATTAGTGATTAAATATTTTCAATAA